In Etheostoma cragini isolate CJK2018 chromosome 9, CSU_Ecrag_1.0, whole genome shotgun sequence, the following are encoded in one genomic region:
- the scamp4 gene encoding secretory carrier-associated membrane protein 4 yields the protein MAERVNNFPPLPQFMRIKPCFYHNIEEEIPAPHQQLVRRVYTLWMMYSGTLCINVISCIAWWAGGGNAINFGFSLLWLILFSPCSYTCWFRPLYKAFRADSSFNFMAFFFIFFLQCVLALIQTIGISGWGTCGWIATVMFFSTNVGSAIVMLITTLLFTVVTALMALVLIKVHRMYRGGGGSLERAQEEWSTGLWKSAPVREAGFNTVAQTAQGPSLPQYPAAVPSYPDNSHW from the exons ATGGCAG AAAGGGTGAATAACTTTCCTCCCCTGCCTCAGTTCATGAGAATAAAGCCATGCTTTTATCACAACATTGAAGAGGAAATTCCCGCACCCCACCAGCAGTTGGTTCGCAGAGTCTACACACTTTGGATGA TGTATTCAGGGACACTGTGCATTAATGTGATCTCATGTATTGCTTGGTGGGCTGGGGGTGGAAATGCCATAAACTTCGGCTTTTCCCTACTCTGGCTCATCCTCTTCAGCCCGTGCAGTTACACCTGCTGGTTCAGACCACTCTACAAAGCCTTCAG GGCTGACAGCTCATTCAACTTCATGgccttcttcttcatcttcttccttcAGTGTGTCTTGGCCCTCATCCAGACTATAGGCATCTCTGGTTGGGGAACATG TGGCTGGATTGCAACAGTGATGTTTTTCAGCACGAATGTGGGCTCCGCTATAGTGATGCTTATCACAACTCTACTCTTCACTGTGGTGACTGCTTTAATGGCACTGGTTCTCATTAAG GTGCACAGAATGTACCGCGGTGGCGGCGGTAGTTTGGAGCGTGCTCAGGAAGAGTGGAGCACTGGTTTGTGGAAGAGCGCACCAGTGAGGGAAGCAGGGTTCAACACTGTTGCTCAGACAGCCCAAGGCCCGAGCTTGCCCCAGTACCCGGCCGCAGTGCCCAGCTATCCCGACAACAGTCACTGGTGA